CAGCCCACTTTCTGCACCTGGGTCACTTTGAGGGATGCTATATTTGACTGCATCTTCTGCAGGATTTTCAGtgcctcctcagctgctgcGTGCTTGCTGGTCTTTTTGGTGCCAAATCCCTCCGCCAGGCAGTGATCTTGGAGATACACCTGGCAACGCCACGAGCGGTTGGGCATCAACTCATACTTATATTCAACGGACATTTTGTTATATGAGGCAGAATTGTTAAGTATTCCTATTGCATCGCTGGCATTCTCTGTGAGGACAAAACTAGTCCAGTCTTTGTTGGCATTCGTGGAACCCTTCGTGGATTCAGTACCAGGCTGCATTGGGACACAGTCCCTGTTGGCAACTACGAACTCGTCATGAGGTTTGAGAGCGGGAGGGAAATCCGGGCGACACACGCCTGCCTCACACACCACCAGGTCCTCGTGGTAGGTGTGCTTGAACTTCCGCTGAACGACTCGAACTTCCACAGatttcttcagcagcttcaCTGCCTGCTCCGCGGCTCGATCCCGGGATCCGTTCTTGCTGCCAGCATAGCCGGTGGCCAGGTAGACGTTCTGACATCGCACCTCACAAGCGAAGCCATCTGTCAGGAGCTTCTTGCTCTTGGGGAGGTCAGCAGGGGCGATCTCTTTCAGAGGAACATAAATGTATTCAGGGTTCGTCTTGCATGCCTGAATTGAACGTGTCAAAAGATACGTGAAGTTAATTTTATCCGTCCCAGTGTTTGCATCTGGATTAGTAAGATTTTTCCAGACAGCTGCTGACAGTTTCTCCATAAAGCTCTGCTTCAGCATTATTGCTGATGGAGGGAAAGTCTCTGATGCAGATGGGGCAGTTGAAGGGGAAACAGAAACCTGCAAGGCGCTGCTTGTGGTGGAGTCCACGCTATTCACAGCCttcttggctgctgctgctgggcctgCAAAACcaagcccagctgtgctggagagctggggatCCACCTCTCGTGCGTTCACAAAAgaatttttacagttttcagATGGCTGTGCCATGCTGTTTGTGTTTGCCTCCTGGTTCACCTCCTGTGTTCGGTTATCCAGAGAATTGTCCCTCTTCCCATCCTTCTCAGCGCTGGTGACAAAATGTATGGGCTCAAAGCGTGGTCGCACTCGGAACTTGGGGACCACCTTTTTGGGTGGCTCAGCAATCTCTTCTGGCTCTGGACCtatgagaaggaagaaaattacaCAATTACCAATATGTGCTATGACAGGAAGATAGTGTTTTCAGAAAGTGATCTTCAAGGGCAGCCTGCAGGCTCTGAACACAGGATGCGCATTCCTTAGCCAAAACCCAAAAGGTTTCCTTCCAAAAGACATTCACAATTCATCAAAGACAACCAGTCATTCTTGTGTAGGTCACTACAGTGGTATTTCCACCTCCACAGGTACTCCACAAAACTCTCTACATATTTAGTCACATGATGCTGCCTTCCAACATTGCCCACTGACTCATCTGGTCATTTCTGAAGTTAATCCCATCAAATCTACTAAAGTAAGTAAAACTATGGTCAACAAGACAGAAGACCAGAGCAGGACTAGAGCCTCAGCTCTGACTTTGCTGCAGGGTTGCAGGATGATGTCAGATAAACTATCTTATCATCAGGTCTTCTCATCTGAGGAGGTACCAAACCCTCCTTTCCAAAACACACAGGGTTGATACTGATTTAAAAGAAGCACATTTTCTCTCAGTGTAATTCCTTTGGGCTAAAGGGCAACAAACATGAAGAAATCTGCCCCAGCCTCAAGggacagctgcagcagctgagggccCCATTACTGACAGACCTCTTGTTTCTTCTccagaagaaatggaaatgagacAGACTATCCTGGTGTGCACAGCTACTGCAGAAAGGGAGAACCACATAGCTGACAAGCAAGTATATTACATCCAAGAGATGGTTACACAAGACTCCTCCTGTGGAAGATTCAGCACCCACATGCTGACGTGGTACATGTGTGTAATTTCATCGGAGGAGCAAAAGGCCAGCTCAGTGCCAGGAAATGCTGCCTAATCCAGTGCCAATGtgtgcagcagccctgctgtaGGTCAGGCTGTCTAGACATCAACCACCACAGCACGGGTATCACCACCCCACTGGCTGCAGGTGAAAACAACACCTGAACACAGCATAAAGAGCCCTCCCTGTGAACTGAAATACAGTGACAAAGTTCTTAGCATCaaattctttgcccatcagTTTTGATGAATTATGGCAAGGTttgcatttcttcctctgtctgCTTTTGATGgttgcactgcagcagcacctaAAAAGGCTCTTGCCAGCTGAACAGCTCATTATGCCATCTGTGCAACAAGCCCTGGAGAAtcctcagggctgctgcctgtgaCAGACGAAACACAGGAGAAGAGCAGTATCTCCTCAGTTTTACAGCTGGCCCATGGTAGCACAGAGAGATTGCTGGCTGTCAGAATAAGGGAAGCAACTTTGGCAGAGCTAGAAATTATATCCAAGCCCAGAGGAGTCCTGTGCTGTCTGACCATTTGTGCCTCACACAGCAACACTACCGACTGACACGGGCCTGCCCACACCCACGCACAATTCCCACCCCCCTCCAGAAGGagggcaggcagctctgaagGTGCCATGGAGAAGCCAGCAGACAGAGCCATCGAACTGCCAGCCCTCTCTACCTGCTGGATTTCCTCCACTGGAAAAGCTACAGCTGGAACACTGATCCCTAAGACCATAGGACTTGGCTGACATGTACAGCACTCTTCCAGGCCCAGGAGGGAggaacaaaacccccccaaactaCACATCACGTCTACTCCCCAACCCCTCAAAGCTCCAAGCTGAACTCAAAATCAATGAGCTGAACTACACATCTCTGTGTACACGTACAATCCTCCCTTGGGTCAGAACATCCCCCCTCACCACAGCAGACCAAGCCAGACAGGTATTCGATTCCAGGTATCATCCCTAGGGGAATTACCTgacaactgaaataaaaaatggtgTTTTCCTAAGCACAGACAGAACTCTGTGTGAATCATGCacacagcagaggagggggaaCTGCTCTGCAGTCCCGCAGAGCACACCACGGGCACTTCCCTCCAGTttgctgtgccagctgtcccAGAGGCGGCCCATGGCACACCAGTGTTCCCACTCTCCCAGCGATGCCCaccacacagggacagggaaggggTCATTAACAGAGGGAGATGTACTCACTGTCCGATGGAGAGCGGTATCTTTTCAGCTTCCTGCTGGGCACCAACTCGTATGACCTCGTTTCCCCAATGTCAATGCCTTCAGCCATCTTGAGAACCTTCTCCATGACCTGCACACCGTACCTGTGTGGGTTCAACAGCAGAACACCTCAGAGCTGGCCCCAAGGGGCaccacacacgcacacacaagCTTTTATTATGTAAAACAAGAACTAAAACTGTcccagaaacagcagcaggtgcATGGGAGATGCTCCTCGgatcctgctggagcagagcagagcactgacCACTGtacccctgccacagctggtcTGGCACGGGCACACAGCCACACAGCAGCTGGCCCGGCTCTGCATGAACCCACTTCTGATT
This genomic window from Prinia subflava isolate CZ2003 ecotype Zambia chromosome Z, Cam_Psub_1.2, whole genome shotgun sequence contains:
- the NKRF gene encoding NF-kappa-B-repressing factor; the protein is MPPPAEPQPEAVPEPVLEQWRQYNETDRQWALRRRFILRHLSAYPGAAIDQLLALSVLWTNHVFMGCRYGVQVMEKVLKMAEGIDIGETRSYELVPSRKLKRYRSPSDSPEPEEIAEPPKKVVPKFRVRPRFEPIHFVTSAEKDGKRDNSLDNRTQEVNQEANTNSMAQPSENCKNSFVNAREVDPQLSSTAGLGFAGPAAAAKKAVNSVDSTTSSALQVSVSPSTAPSASETFPPSAIMLKQSFMEKLSAAVWKNLTNPDANTGTDKINFTYLLTRSIQACKTNPEYIYVPLKEIAPADLPKSKKLLTDGFACEVRCQNVYLATGYAGSKNGSRDRAAEQAVKLLKKSVEVRVVQRKFKHTYHEDLVVCEAGVCRPDFPPALKPHDEFVVANRDCVPMQPGTESTKGSTNANKDWTSFVLTENASDAIGILNNSASYNKMSVEYKYELMPNRSWRCQVYLQDHCLAEGFGTKKTSKHAAAEEALKILQKMQSNIASLKVTQVQKVGCSSRGSGRKKDLKDLVIYENSSNPVCTLNDTAQFNKMTVEYVFERMTGMRWKCKVMLEDEFIAEAVGVKKSVKHEAAEEAVKILKKTQPTVVNNLKKGTVEDVISRNEIRGRSAEEAFKQKIKEDNIGNQILRKMGWTGGGLGKDGEGIREPISVKEQFKREGLGLDVERVNRIAKRDIEEIIRNYARSDSHIDLTFSRELTMDERKQIHQIAQKYGLKSKSHGQGHNRYLVVSRKRRKEDLLDQLKQEGHVGHYELIMPQAN